In Streptomyces alboniger, the following are encoded in one genomic region:
- the gyrA gene encoding DNA gyrase subunit A produces MADENTPVMPEEEPAVPGVGMRVEPVGLETEMQRSYLDYAMSVIVSRALPDVRDGLKPVHRRVLYAMYDGGYRPEKGFYKCARVVGDVMGTYHPHGDSSIYDALVRLAQPWSMRMPLVDSNGNFGSPGNDPAAAMRYTECKMAPLAMEMVRDIDEDTVDFTDNYDGRNQEPTVLPARFPNLLINGSAGIAVGMATNIPPHNLREVAAGAQWALEHPDASHEELLDALIERIKGPDFPTGALVVGRKGIEEAYRTGRGSITMRAVVAVEEIQNRQCLVVTELPYQTNPDNLAQKIADLVKDGKVGGIADVRDESSSRTGQRLVIVLKRDAVAKVVLNNLYKHTDLQSNFSANMLALVDGVPRTLSLDAFIRHWVTHQVEVIVRRTKFRLRKAEERAHILRGLLKALDAIDEVIALIRGSQTVDIAREGLMGLLAIDEIQANAILEMQLRRLAALERQKIVAEHDELQAKINEYNSILASPLKQRQIISEELAAIVDKFGEDRRSALVPFDGDMSMEDLIAEEDIVVTITRGGYIKRTKTEDYRSQKRGGKGVRGTKLKQDDIVDHFFVSTTHHWLLFFTNKGRVYRAKAYELPDAGRDARGQHVANLLAFQPDEQIAEILAIRDYEAVPYLVLATKGGLVKKTPLKDYDSPRSGGVIAINLRETDDGSDDELIGAELVSAEDDLLLISKKAQSIRFTATDDALRPMGRATSGVKGMSFRDGDELLSMNVVRPGTFVFTATDGGYAKRTNVDEYRVQGRGGLGIKAAKIVEDRGELVGALVVEETDEILAITLSGGVIRTRVNEVRETGRDTMGVQLINLGKRDAVVGIARNAEAGREAEEVDGDIVVDDSDGGEPAVGTDEGTDSSAE; encoded by the coding sequence ATGGCCGACGAGAACACCCCTGTGATGCCCGAAGAGGAACCCGCCGTTCCCGGTGTGGGCATGCGCGTCGAGCCCGTCGGGCTCGAGACGGAGATGCAGCGCTCCTACCTCGACTACGCGATGTCCGTCATCGTGTCCCGCGCGCTGCCCGACGTACGGGACGGCCTGAAGCCCGTCCACCGCCGCGTCCTGTACGCGATGTACGACGGCGGCTACCGCCCCGAGAAGGGCTTCTACAAGTGCGCCCGCGTCGTCGGCGACGTCATGGGCACGTACCACCCGCACGGCGACTCCTCCATCTACGACGCCCTGGTGCGCCTCGCCCAGCCGTGGTCGATGCGGATGCCGCTGGTGGACTCCAACGGCAACTTCGGCTCGCCGGGCAACGACCCGGCGGCCGCCATGCGGTACACCGAGTGCAAGATGGCGCCGCTGGCCATGGAGATGGTCCGTGACATCGACGAGGACACCGTCGACTTCACGGACAACTACGACGGCCGCAACCAGGAGCCGACGGTCCTGCCGGCACGCTTCCCGAACCTGCTGATCAACGGCTCGGCGGGCATCGCGGTCGGCATGGCCACCAACATCCCGCCGCACAACCTCCGCGAGGTCGCGGCGGGCGCGCAGTGGGCCCTGGAGCACCCCGATGCCTCGCACGAGGAGCTGCTCGACGCCCTCATCGAGCGCATCAAGGGCCCCGACTTCCCGACCGGCGCCCTCGTGGTGGGCCGCAAGGGCATCGAGGAGGCCTACCGCACGGGCCGGGGCTCCATCACGATGCGCGCGGTCGTCGCGGTCGAGGAGATCCAGAACCGCCAGTGCCTGGTGGTCACCGAGCTCCCCTACCAGACCAACCCGGACAACCTCGCGCAGAAGATCGCCGACCTCGTCAAGGACGGCAAGGTCGGCGGCATCGCCGACGTCCGCGACGAGTCGTCCTCGCGCACCGGCCAGCGTCTGGTCATCGTCCTCAAGCGGGACGCGGTCGCCAAGGTCGTCCTGAACAACCTCTACAAGCACACCGACCTCCAGTCGAACTTCAGCGCCAACATGCTGGCCCTGGTCGACGGCGTGCCGCGCACCCTCTCGCTGGACGCGTTCATCCGCCACTGGGTCACGCACCAGGTCGAGGTCATCGTCCGGCGTACGAAGTTCCGGCTGCGCAAGGCCGAGGAGCGGGCGCACATCCTGCGCGGCCTGCTCAAGGCCCTGGACGCCATCGACGAGGTCATCGCGCTCATCCGCGGCAGCCAGACCGTCGACATCGCGCGCGAGGGCCTCATGGGCCTGCTCGCGATCGACGAGATCCAGGCCAACGCCATCCTCGAGATGCAGCTGCGCCGCCTCGCCGCCCTGGAGCGCCAGAAGATCGTCGCCGAGCACGACGAACTCCAGGCGAAGATCAACGAGTACAACTCGATCCTGGCCTCCCCGCTGAAGCAGCGCCAGATCATCAGTGAAGAGCTGGCGGCGATCGTCGACAAGTTCGGCGAGGACCGCCGGTCCGCGCTCGTGCCCTTCGACGGCGACATGTCCATGGAGGACCTGATCGCCGAAGAGGACATCGTCGTCACCATCACGCGCGGTGGCTACATCAAGCGCACCAAGACGGAGGACTACCGCTCGCAGAAGCGCGGCGGCAAGGGCGTGCGCGGTACGAAACTGAAGCAGGACGACATCGTCGACCACTTCTTCGTGTCGACGACGCACCACTGGCTGCTGTTCTTCACCAACAAGGGACGTGTCTACCGCGCCAAGGCGTACGAGCTTCCGGACGCCGGACGCGACGCCCGCGGCCAGCACGTGGCGAACCTCCTCGCCTTCCAGCCGGACGAGCAGATCGCCGAGATCCTCGCGATCCGCGACTACGAAGCGGTGCCCTACCTGGTGCTCGCCACCAAGGGCGGCCTCGTCAAGAAGACCCCCCTGAAGGACTACGACTCGCCCCGTTCGGGCGGTGTCATCGCCATCAACCTGCGCGAGACGGACGACGGTTCGGACGACGAGCTGATCGGCGCCGAGCTGGTCTCGGCCGAGGACGACCTGCTGCTCATCAGCAAGAAGGCCCAGTCGATCAGGTTCACCGCGACGGACGACGCGCTGCGCCCGATGGGCCGCGCCACGTCGGGTGTGAAGGGCATGAGTTTCCGCGACGGCGACGAGCTGCTCTCGATGAATGTCGTCCGGCCGGGTACGTTCGTGTTCACCGCCACCGACGGTGGGTACGCGAAGCGGACCAATGTCGACGAATACCGCGTCCAGGGTCGCGGTGGCCTCGGTATCAAGGCTGCCAAGATCGTGGAGGACCGCGGCGAACTCGTGGGCGCTCTGGTGGTCGAGGAGACGGACGAGATCCTCGCCATCACGCTGAGCGGTGGTGTGATTCGTACGCGAGTCAACGAGGTCAGGGAGACGGGCCGTGACACCATGGGCGTCCAACTGATCAACCTGGGCAAGCGCGATGCCGTGGTCGGCATCGCTCGTAACGCCGAGGCCGGGCGCGAGGCCGAGGAAGTCGACGGGGACATCGTCGTCGACGACTCGGACGGCGGCGAGCCGGCCGTCGGTACGGACGAGGGCACGGATTCCTCGGCCGAGTAG
- a CDS encoding DUF3566 domain-containing protein codes for MSGATGAEAKRTGTTGTDGARGSATDAQDSESHGSQGGTVTDTRDADTEGGALPGERPTKQQASQPYHPPQAYQQGAGGAQTGTVRKPRTGVRTVPRTRKARLRVARADPWSVMKVSFLLSIALGICTIVAAAVLWMVMDAMGVFSTVGGTISEATGSNESNGFDLQSFLSLPRVLTFTAIIAVIDVVLATALATLGAFIYNLSAGFVGGVELTLAEDE; via the coding sequence GTGAGTGGAGCCACGGGCGCCGAGGCAAAGCGGACCGGCACTACCGGTACGGACGGTGCCCGTGGCTCCGCCACTGATGCACAGGACTCCGAGTCTCATGGATCCCAGGGGGGGACTGTGACGGACACCCGAGACGCCGACACGGAGGGTGGGGCGCTGCCCGGGGAGCGCCCCACCAAGCAGCAGGCGTCCCAGCCGTATCACCCGCCGCAGGCGTACCAGCAGGGCGCCGGCGGCGCGCAGACGGGCACGGTGCGCAAGCCGCGGACCGGGGTCCGCACCGTGCCGCGTACGCGCAAGGCGCGGCTGCGCGTCGCCAGGGCCGATCCGTGGTCGGTGATGAAGGTCAGCTTCCTGCTCTCCATCGCGCTCGGCATCTGCACGATCGTCGCGGCGGCCGTCCTGTGGATGGTCATGGACGCGATGGGCGTCTTCTCGACGGTGGGCGGCACGATCTCCGAGGCGACGGGCTCGAACGAGTCCAACGGCTTCGACCTTCAGTCCTTCCTGTCGCTGCCGCGCGTCCTGACCTTCACCGCGATCATCGCGGTCATCGACGTCGTCCTGGCCACGGCGCTGGCGACGCTCGGCGCGTTCATCTACAACCTCTCCGCGGGCTTCGTGGGCGGCGTCGAGCTGACGCTGGCCGAGGACGAGTAG
- a CDS encoding DUF6344 domain-containing protein yields MTGNKAMKLWTTIVTAFLALFAALGLTTTATAATAVQETTNARNATECAPTPALAALWTAAYERSLPPTMKQRIRAEAHGSSPSCRHLPPTDTEAEAGTTTHEPGLAAEP; encoded by the coding sequence ATGACCGGCAACAAGGCCATGAAGCTGTGGACCACGATCGTCACCGCCTTCCTCGCGCTCTTCGCCGCGCTGGGACTCACCACGACGGCCACCGCGGCCACGGCGGTACAGGAGACCACGAACGCACGCAACGCCACGGAGTGCGCGCCCACACCGGCCCTGGCGGCCCTCTGGACGGCGGCGTACGAACGGTCCCTGCCCCCGACGATGAAGCAGCGCATCCGCGCCGAGGCCCACGGCTCATCCCCCAGCTGCCGGCACCTGCCCCCCACGGACACGGAAGCCGAGGCCGGGACCACCACCCATGAGCCAGGACTCGCCGCGGAGCCGTAA
- a CDS encoding DLW-39 family protein, whose product MKKLLLVALAAIGGLLVYRQIQADRAEQDLWTEATDSVPTGS is encoded by the coding sequence GTGAAGAAGCTTCTCCTGGTCGCACTGGCCGCCATCGGCGGGCTCCTCGTGTACCGCCAGATCCAGGCGGATCGCGCCGAGCAGGATCTGTGGACGGAGGCGACTGACTCCGTGCCCACGGGTTCGTGA
- a CDS encoding serine/threonine-protein kinase produces the protein MGEVFAGRYELVDPIGHGGVGAVWRAWDHRRHRYVAAKVLQQSDAHALLRFVREQALRIDHPHVLAPASWAADDDKVLFTMDLVGGGSLAHVIGDYGPLPLRFACTLLDQLLSGLAAVHAEGVVHRDIKPANILLEATGAGRPHLRLSDFGISMRKGEPRLTETDYVVGTPGYFAPEQMMGAEPDFTADLFAVGLVALYLLEGAKPDAKALIEHFAEHGTPSAPSGIPEPLWQVIATLLQPDPRTRFRTATGARKALACAAEMLPEPGPDDELVEIFDQLAPLPTGFDPDGPLASAPRPGPAPAHVHLPPQPNHPDPFPAPAQSPSRPAPTPPAAPPPTPAHAPTPAVSHPSSEADAFHLAPPQRPPHPSTPPTPPPLRAPSPEPAHTQAPAPAPAPAPHQITTHQATNHQAAPPPEPTTHPQATTHWTVQLPPRNQATSQPQSYAPFSPAARRRPGPPAKVAVPMLFVALVCLTVGIWALTQL, from the coding sequence ATGGGTGAGGTCTTCGCCGGCCGGTACGAGCTGGTCGACCCGATCGGGCACGGGGGAGTCGGTGCGGTCTGGCGCGCCTGGGACCACCGGCGCCACCGGTACGTGGCCGCCAAGGTCCTGCAACAGAGCGACGCGCACGCCCTGTTGAGGTTCGTACGGGAACAGGCCCTGCGGATCGACCACCCCCATGTACTCGCGCCCGCCAGCTGGGCCGCCGACGACGACAAGGTCCTGTTCACCATGGACCTGGTCGGCGGCGGCTCGCTGGCGCATGTCATCGGGGACTACGGCCCGCTGCCGCTCCGCTTCGCCTGTACGCTCCTCGACCAGCTCCTCTCCGGTCTCGCGGCCGTGCACGCCGAGGGCGTCGTCCACCGCGACATCAAGCCGGCCAACATCCTGCTCGAAGCCACCGGCGCGGGGCGCCCGCATCTGCGCCTGTCCGACTTCGGCATCTCGATGCGCAAGGGAGAGCCCCGGCTCACCGAGACCGACTACGTGGTCGGGACACCCGGCTACTTCGCTCCTGAGCAGATGATGGGCGCCGAGCCCGACTTCACCGCCGACCTCTTCGCCGTCGGCCTGGTCGCCCTGTATCTCCTGGAAGGCGCCAAACCGGACGCCAAGGCGCTGATCGAGCACTTCGCCGAGCACGGCACCCCCAGCGCCCCGAGCGGCATCCCGGAACCGCTCTGGCAGGTCATCGCAACCCTGCTCCAGCCCGACCCCCGGACGCGCTTCCGCACCGCCACAGGCGCGCGCAAGGCGCTGGCCTGTGCCGCCGAGATGCTGCCCGAGCCCGGCCCGGACGACGAACTCGTCGAGATCTTCGACCAACTCGCGCCGCTGCCGACGGGTTTCGACCCCGACGGCCCCCTCGCCTCCGCGCCTCGCCCGGGACCCGCGCCCGCTCACGTACACCTCCCACCACAGCCGAACCACCCCGATCCCTTCCCGGCCCCGGCACAGTCCCCCTCGCGGCCCGCACCGACGCCGCCGGCCGCCCCACCGCCGACGCCGGCCCACGCCCCGACCCCGGCAGTCAGTCACCCCAGCTCGGAGGCCGACGCCTTCCACCTGGCCCCGCCCCAGCGGCCACCCCACCCGTCCACTCCCCCCACGCCGCCCCCTCTACGGGCCCCCTCGCCCGAGCCCGCACACACGCAGGCGCCTGCACCTGCCCCTGCGCCCGCGCCGCACCAGATCACGACCCATCAGGCCACGAACCACCAGGCCGCACCCCCTCCGGAGCCCACAACCCATCCCCAGGCCACAACCCACTGGACCGTCCAGCTCCCACCCCGGAACCAGGCAACCTCCCAGCCCCAGTCCTACGCACCGTTCTCCCCCGCCGCGCGAAGGCGCCCCGGCCCGCCCGCCAAGGTGGCGGTCCCGATGCTGTTCGTCGCGCTGGTCTGCCTCACGGTCGGGATCTGGGCGCTGACGCAGCTCTGA
- a CDS encoding helix-turn-helix domain-containing protein, with the protein MDAAQQDTTARARELQRNWYGEPLGALFRRLIDDLGLNQARLAGVLGLSAPMLSQLMSGQRAKIGNPAVVQRVQLLQELAGQVADGSVSAAEATDRMDEIKKSQGGSVLTNTAQTATSSGAPTVKRVVREIQSLLRSVAAAGDIIDAADSLAPTHPELAEFLRVYGAGRTADAVAHYEAHQS; encoded by the coding sequence ATGGACGCCGCACAGCAGGACACCACCGCGAGAGCACGAGAGCTCCAGCGGAACTGGTACGGGGAGCCGCTGGGGGCGCTCTTCCGTCGCCTCATCGATGATCTGGGCCTGAACCAGGCACGCCTGGCCGGAGTCCTCGGCCTGTCCGCGCCCATGCTCTCCCAGCTGATGAGCGGTCAGCGTGCCAAGATCGGCAACCCCGCGGTCGTCCAGCGGGTCCAGCTCCTCCAGGAACTGGCCGGCCAGGTCGCCGACGGCAGCGTGAGCGCCGCGGAGGCGACCGACCGCATGGACGAGATCAAGAAGTCCCAGGGCGGCTCCGTCCTCACGAACACCGCCCAGACGGCGACCAGTTCGGGCGCGCCCACGGTCAAGCGCGTCGTGCGCGAGATCCAGTCGCTGCTGCGCTCCGTCGCGGCGGCGGGCGACATCATCGACGCCGCGGACTCCCTCGCCCCCACCCATCCGGAACTGGCAGAGTTCCTCCGGGTGTACGGCGCCGGACGCACCGCGGACGCGGTCGCCCACTACGAGGCGCACCAAAGCTGA
- a CDS encoding Crp/Fnr family transcriptional regulator: MTDSRTRGDEPDKSITARSRVTVAPNPPALPSSSVVPSPSAVPRPAPVYEMAGAGTVEPRSARALRVLQYYYLQQGLNHEVADELARFSMLYRHQRSAEPEPLNSHHVEFVLFGTVLVNGRIWGGNYLLGNLDLFTDVPSVNRLEQVQFLSATRTVRIPRKALRSVAVRNLSVVRMVHQRLMTYVLEFEDLYGTDACKPIHRVARLLFHLMYQQGLGAKILSGALDPHVVTGPTQRDFANALGLGVSTVEKSLKELREHEILADTSNGRMNRTYRILDPAELRAIGLGATLPGTGGA, translated from the coding sequence GTGACCGACAGCCGCACCAGGGGCGACGAGCCCGACAAGAGCATCACGGCCAGGTCACGCGTGACCGTCGCCCCCAATCCACCTGCCCTCCCCAGCTCGTCCGTCGTCCCCAGCCCATCCGCCGTTCCCCGCCCGGCCCCGGTGTACGAGATGGCCGGCGCCGGCACCGTCGAGCCCCGCAGCGCGCGGGCGCTGCGCGTGTTGCAGTACTACTACCTACAGCAGGGCCTCAACCACGAGGTCGCTGACGAACTCGCCCGCTTCAGCATGCTGTACCGGCACCAGCGTTCCGCCGAGCCCGAGCCGCTGAACTCCCACCACGTCGAGTTCGTACTGTTCGGCACCGTGCTGGTCAACGGGCGCATCTGGGGCGGGAACTACCTCCTGGGCAACCTCGACCTGTTCACCGATGTGCCGTCCGTCAACCGGCTCGAACAGGTCCAGTTCCTGTCCGCCACGCGTACCGTGCGCATCCCGCGCAAGGCCCTGCGCTCCGTCGCGGTGCGCAATCTGTCGGTCGTCCGTATGGTCCACCAGCGTCTGATGACCTACGTCCTGGAGTTCGAGGACCTCTACGGCACGGACGCCTGCAAGCCGATCCACCGCGTCGCCCGGCTCCTGTTCCACCTCATGTACCAGCAGGGACTCGGTGCCAAGATCCTCTCCGGCGCTCTGGACCCCCACGTCGTGACCGGCCCCACCCAGCGTGACTTCGCCAACGCCCTCGGGCTCGGCGTCTCCACCGTGGAGAAGTCCCTCAAGGAACTGCGCGAGCACGAGATCCTCGCCGACACCTCCAACGGCCGGATGAACCGGACCTACCGCATCCTCGATCCCGCCGAGCTGCGCGCGATCGGCCTGGGCGCGACCCTCCCGGGCACCGGGGGCGCGTAG
- a CDS encoding winged helix-turn-helix transcriptional regulator, with amino-acid sequence MAMEFEERLRDRDAWSIGDGCSAERVLGLLSTKTVFLVIRECFYGTTRFEDFVTRIGASAPAVSRALKQLESAEVVARAPYQEAGSRARDEYRLTAAGEDLLPVFLSLMQWGDKYLQGGRPPLSFVEAATGRTTRVSVTAEPVPQTASDAIEIRLNPEWQGD; translated from the coding sequence ATGGCGATGGAGTTCGAGGAGCGGCTGCGTGACCGGGATGCCTGGTCGATCGGTGACGGCTGTTCGGCGGAGCGGGTGCTGGGCCTGCTGAGCACCAAGACGGTGTTCCTGGTCATCCGCGAGTGCTTCTACGGCACCACCAGGTTCGAGGACTTCGTGACGCGGATCGGGGCCTCCGCGCCCGCGGTGTCCCGGGCACTCAAACAGCTGGAATCCGCGGAGGTCGTCGCGCGTGCCCCGTATCAGGAGGCGGGTAGCCGGGCCCGCGACGAGTACCGGCTGACCGCGGCCGGCGAGGACCTGCTGCCGGTGTTCCTGTCACTGATGCAGTGGGGCGACAAGTATCTCCAGGGGGGCCGCCCGCCCCTCTCGTTCGTCGAGGCCGCCACCGGCCGCACCACGAGAGTCAGCGTGACCGCCGAGCCGGTGCCGCAGACGGCATCCGACGCCATAGAGATCCGGCTGAACCCGGAGTGGCAGGGCGACTAG
- a CDS encoding SDR family oxidoreductase yields MVAVAGKVAVVTGGRRGLGAALVDELLARGARKVYSTARAPYVDDRPEVVTARLEVRSEESVADFARGAADAEIVFNNAGVLLPAPLLTGELEGADEMFDVNVFGPLRVTRAFAPILAANGGGAFVHMHSVLSWLAGSGAYGASKAAAWSLTNSLRLELAAQNTQVVGVHAGFIDTDMVAAIGQPKAEPAEIAARIVEGLEAGEAEVLADDVTGRVKAALSEPVEHLTFSATG; encoded by the coding sequence ATGGTGGCGGTAGCAGGCAAGGTGGCCGTGGTGACCGGCGGCCGACGGGGACTCGGCGCGGCGCTCGTGGACGAACTGCTGGCGCGCGGCGCCCGAAAGGTGTACTCCACCGCGCGCGCCCCGTACGTGGATGACCGCCCCGAGGTGGTCACCGCCCGGCTCGAGGTCCGCTCGGAGGAGTCGGTCGCCGACTTCGCGCGGGGCGCCGCGGACGCCGAGATCGTGTTCAACAACGCGGGCGTCCTGCTCCCGGCCCCCTTGCTGACAGGCGAGCTGGAGGGGGCCGACGAGATGTTCGACGTCAACGTCTTCGGACCGCTGCGGGTCACACGGGCCTTCGCGCCGATCCTGGCCGCCAACGGCGGGGGCGCGTTCGTCCACATGCACTCCGTACTGTCCTGGCTGGCCGGCAGCGGTGCCTACGGGGCGTCGAAAGCCGCGGCGTGGTCGCTCACGAACTCGCTCCGACTCGAACTGGCCGCCCAGAACACGCAGGTGGTCGGCGTACACGCGGGCTTTATCGACACCGACATGGTCGCCGCCATCGGGCAGCCGAAGGCCGAGCCCGCCGAGATCGCCGCGCGGATCGTCGAAGGACTTGAGGCCGGGGAGGCGGAAGTGCTCGCGGACGACGTCACCGGCAGGGTCAAAGCGGCGCTTTCCGAGCCCGTGGAACACCTCACCTTCTCAGCCACGGGCTGA
- a CDS encoding tautomerase family protein: protein MPLWTIHHTPGIFTDHDKSRLAARITDHYEKVGLPRFYVVTLFQEMPAADFYVGGEPTPAGVRIAIDHIARRNPDQETRRRTAEWIRGMLQPYFEQHAGLHWEFHVDETSRDLWMINGMVPPPEGSDAEKGWARQNAASPY, encoded by the coding sequence ATGCCGCTGTGGACCATTCACCACACCCCCGGAATCTTCACCGACCACGACAAGAGCCGGCTCGCCGCCCGCATCACCGACCACTACGAGAAGGTCGGGCTGCCCCGGTTCTACGTGGTGACCCTTTTCCAGGAAATGCCGGCCGCGGACTTCTACGTCGGCGGGGAACCCACCCCGGCCGGTGTCCGCATCGCCATCGACCACATCGCCCGGCGCAACCCCGACCAGGAGACCCGCCGCCGAACCGCCGAGTGGATCCGGGGAATGCTCCAGCCCTACTTCGAACAACACGCGGGACTGCACTGGGAGTTCCACGTCGACGAGACCAGCCGGGACCTGTGGATGATCAATGGAATGGTGCCACCCCCGGAAGGCTCGGACGCCGAGAAGGGCTGGGCGCGGCAGAACGCGGCATCCCCCTACTGA
- a CDS encoding MFS transporter → MLKDSSFRSLWTAQTVSLFGTQASVVIIPLLALGTLDASAFEMGLLGSAESLAVLLLGLWVGMTADRYPRRSVMVTANILRLLLIGMIPVAYALDVLSIPLLFVTVFLVGALTLLYDSALSSHVVLTFDRRQLPKINSYMEGSTAVSEVAGPGLGGLLVQALGAPLALVADVCSYIASTVLLLGSGDSTRKGAKEEAKNTGEEDAEAGHEDAEQETVKGALSGFTWAFSHRVLRPVIVSAAHFNFFTAMFFAVYTYYVVKELGFSPLLVGLASAAGGLGGVLSATAASTFMSKVRTRLLYVLSLVVPTVGAFLVPGSELLGSSVLQFLSVAAGMFLWSFAIVVNLVMSETIKQMVTPSHMIGQVTSAMRFTTLGFEPIGALVGGTVSQFLSPTTALVIAACGLATSITWVVFNRHLGMYDVNEAEPVSAT, encoded by the coding sequence GTGCTCAAAGACAGCAGTTTCAGAAGCCTGTGGACTGCCCAGACCGTATCCCTGTTCGGTACCCAGGCCAGCGTGGTCATCATCCCGCTGCTCGCCCTGGGCACCCTCGACGCCTCCGCGTTCGAGATGGGCCTGCTCGGCAGCGCCGAGTCACTGGCCGTGCTGCTGCTGGGGCTATGGGTGGGCATGACCGCCGACCGCTACCCGCGCAGGTCGGTCATGGTGACGGCGAACATCCTGCGCCTGCTGCTGATCGGGATGATCCCGGTGGCCTACGCGCTCGACGTGCTGAGCATCCCCCTGCTCTTCGTCACCGTCTTCCTGGTCGGGGCCCTCACGCTCCTTTACGACTCCGCTCTGTCCTCGCACGTGGTCCTGACGTTCGACCGCCGCCAGCTCCCCAAGATCAACTCGTATATGGAGGGCAGCACCGCGGTCAGCGAGGTCGCGGGCCCGGGCCTGGGAGGCCTCCTGGTCCAGGCGCTGGGGGCACCCCTGGCCCTGGTCGCCGACGTGTGCAGCTACATCGCGAGCACGGTGCTGCTGCTCGGGTCGGGGGACAGCACGAGGAAGGGGGCGAAGGAGGAAGCGAAGAACACCGGAGAAGAGGATGCCGAGGCCGGCCACGAAGATGCCGAGCAGGAGACGGTCAAGGGCGCCCTGTCCGGCTTCACCTGGGCCTTCTCCCACCGCGTGCTGCGTCCGGTGATCGTCTCCGCGGCCCACTTCAACTTCTTCACCGCGATGTTCTTCGCCGTCTACACCTACTACGTGGTCAAGGAGTTGGGCTTCAGCCCCCTCCTCGTAGGCCTGGCGAGCGCGGCCGGCGGGCTCGGCGGCGTCCTGTCCGCGACAGCCGCCTCCACGTTCATGAGCAAGGTGCGTACCCGGCTGCTCTACGTCCTGTCCCTGGTCGTACCCACCGTGGGCGCGTTCCTCGTCCCCGGCTCCGAACTGCTGGGCTCCTCCGTTCTCCAGTTCCTGTCCGTGGCCGCCGGAATGTTCCTGTGGAGCTTCGCCATCGTCGTGAACCTGGTCATGAGCGAGACGATCAAGCAGATGGTGACGCCCTCGCACATGATCGGCCAGGTCACCTCAGCGATGCGCTTCACGACGCTGGGATTCGAGCCCATCGGCGCGCTCGTGGGCGGCACGGTCTCCCAGTTCCTCAGCCCCACCACGGCCCTGGTCATCGCGGCCTGCGGCCTCGCGACCTCCATCACCTGGGTCGTCTTCAACCGCCACCTCGGCATGTACGACGTGAATGAGGCCGAGCCGGTCAGCGCCACCTGA
- a CDS encoding 2OG-Fe(II) oxygenase yields the protein MQDSAETTSVTDRQSTSVPDQQSASAMDHMSRDAAIAFHARTIGMLTAAPVTEALGLLRPGSDAPATSLPLMPADMTAPLVSELAALPTWDTEHWLLTPDDDVKPCSEQEFTEAAPERRFSRSGCLRDIPRSALGIRAFISALKSQKVAAAFSSAFGESVSFRSADIARYEAGHYLRRHSDTFDDRRFGLVFFLSPGWSAGDGGELVVEAPSGAALATQPERGRLALLRINPGYHHSVCTIRSRSWVRFSVAVHFGTAKSGTAESGTAK from the coding sequence ATGCAGGACTCGGCAGAGACCACTTCTGTCACGGACCGGCAGTCCACTTCCGTCCCGGACCAGCAGTCCGCTTCTGCGATGGACCACATGAGCAGGGACGCCGCGATCGCCTTCCACGCCAGGACGATCGGCATGCTGACCGCGGCCCCCGTGACGGAAGCGCTCGGTCTGCTGCGGCCGGGAAGCGACGCTCCGGCCACCAGCCTGCCCTTGATGCCGGCGGACATGACCGCCCCCCTCGTCTCCGAGCTGGCCGCATTGCCGACCTGGGACACGGAGCACTGGCTGCTCACCCCCGATGACGACGTGAAGCCGTGCAGCGAACAGGAGTTCACCGAGGCAGCCCCCGAGCGGCGTTTCTCGCGCAGCGGCTGCCTGCGCGACATCCCCCGGTCCGCCCTGGGCATCCGCGCCTTCATCTCCGCGCTCAAGAGCCAAAAGGTGGCCGCCGCGTTCTCCTCCGCGTTCGGCGAGAGCGTCTCCTTCCGCTCGGCCGACATCGCCAGGTACGAGGCCGGCCACTACCTGCGCCGCCACTCCGACACCTTCGACGACCGGCGCTTCGGGCTCGTCTTCTTCCTCTCGCCCGGCTGGTCCGCGGGCGACGGCGGTGAACTGGTCGTGGAGGCTCCCAGCGGCGCCGCCCTGGCCACGCAGCCCGAGCGAGGGCGCCTGGCGCTCCTGCGGATCAACCCCGGCTACCACCACAGCGTGTGCACGATCCGCTCGCGGTCCTGGGTGCGCTTCTCCGTCGCCGTCCACTTCGGCACGGCCAAGTCCGGTACGGCCGAGTCCGGTACGGCCAAGTAG